The Geothrix sp. genome window below encodes:
- a CDS encoding sensor domain-containing diguanylate cyclase, protein MSSLLPSQLIADPAASLPPERLLGIIRFQTEIAKVGLDLAVVIERVALLAQILTGGSGAVVELAEGEEMVYRAASGIAERQLGLRLTRRGSLSGLCVEQGTPLHCEDSETDARVDREACRSVGLRSMIVVPLRHGDLTVGVLKVLSAQPAAFQEADLLTLELISEVVASALVHATRYSTQVETARDLFLRATRDSLTGLGNRALFYDRLHQGLKLARRHGHSLGIALVDMDGLKRINDEHGHQAGDAALRILAERLRALTRESDTLARLGGDEFGILLAAVKDPAAARDFALKLANQIQGTFSFDGMPFDLSASVGTVVFPEDGGEVEALLHQADLAMYEMKRARSARQAVKGR, encoded by the coding sequence ATGTCCTCCCTGCTTCCCAGCCAGCTGATCGCCGATCCTGCCGCCTCCCTGCCACCGGAGCGGCTGCTGGGCATCATCCGCTTCCAGACGGAGATCGCCAAGGTCGGTCTGGATCTCGCCGTGGTGATCGAGCGGGTCGCGCTCCTGGCCCAGATCCTCACGGGAGGTTCCGGGGCCGTGGTGGAACTGGCGGAAGGCGAGGAGATGGTCTACCGAGCCGCCTCGGGGATCGCCGAGCGCCAGCTGGGTTTGCGGCTGACCCGCCGGGGGAGCCTTTCGGGACTCTGCGTGGAGCAGGGGACGCCGCTTCACTGCGAGGACTCGGAAACCGATGCCCGGGTGGATCGGGAGGCCTGCCGCTCGGTGGGTCTGCGTTCGATGATCGTGGTGCCTCTGCGTCACGGGGACCTCACCGTGGGGGTGCTCAAGGTCCTGTCGGCCCAGCCCGCCGCCTTCCAAGAGGCGGATCTCCTGACGCTCGAGCTGATCTCCGAGGTGGTGGCCTCGGCCCTGGTCCACGCCACCCGCTATTCCACCCAGGTGGAGACGGCCAGGGACCTCTTCCTCCGGGCCACGCGGGATTCCCTCACGGGGCTGGGCAATCGCGCGCTGTTCTATGACCGGTTGCACCAGGGCCTGAAGCTGGCGCGGCGGCACGGGCATTCGCTCGGCATCGCCCTCGTGGACATGGATGGCCTGAAGCGCATCAACGACGAGCATGGCCACCAGGCGGGCGACGCCGCCCTGAGGATTCTGGCCGAGCGGCTCCGCGCCCTCACCCGGGAATCGGACACCCTCGCCCGTCTGGGTGGCGACGAGTTCGGCATCCTCCTGGCGGCGGTCAAGGATCCGGCGGCGGCCCGGGACTTCGCCCTCAAGCTGGCCAACCAAATCCAGGGAACCTTCTCTTTCGACGGCATGCCTTTTGACCTGAGCGCCAGTGTGGGCACCGTGGTCTTCCCCGAAGACGGCGGAGAAGTGGAGGCGCTCCTGCACCAAGCCGACCTGGCCATGTACGAAATGAAGCGGGCCCGCAGCGCGAGGCAGGCGGTCAAGGGGCGCTAG
- a CDS encoding DUF2520 domain-containing protein: MRHTVSMTFEFTILGRGRAGRSLAAAWGARATLLGHEARPEGLVLLAVPDRAVEDLAKAFPGRCVHLAGSLHLPGVPCAHPLTSFDGEARDWTGTPLAITGAVPDALRRAFGDLGFAAFDLPAELKPLYHAAAVLTSGHAATLWLGAAALLRAQGVALPGRGLLPLAEATLRNVALLGPAGRTGPFPRGDEATIARDVEALPEPWREIFLKLGRSLD; encoded by the coding sequence TTGCGCCACACTGTTTCCATGACCTTCGAATTCACCATCCTGGGCCGGGGCCGCGCGGGGCGCTCGCTGGCGGCGGCCTGGGGGGCGCGGGCCACGCTGCTGGGTCATGAGGCCCGCCCGGAAGGGCTGGTGCTGCTCGCGGTCCCGGATCGCGCGGTGGAGGATCTGGCGAAGGCCTTCCCGGGACGCTGCGTCCACTTGGCCGGGAGCCTGCACCTGCCCGGGGTGCCCTGCGCCCATCCCCTCACCAGCTTCGACGGAGAGGCCCGGGACTGGACCGGCACGCCCCTGGCCATCACGGGAGCGGTGCCGGACGCCCTGCGCCGGGCCTTCGGCGACCTGGGCTTCGCAGCCTTCGATCTGCCCGCGGAGCTGAAGCCCCTGTACCATGCCGCGGCGGTCCTCACCTCGGGTCATGCGGCCACGCTTTGGTTGGGCGCGGCGGCGCTGCTGAGGGCCCAGGGCGTGGCCCTGCCAGGGCGGGGACTGCTGCCGCTGGCGGAGGCGACGCTGCGCAATGTCGCCCTCTTGGGGCCGGCAGGCCGCACGGGGCCCTTCCCCCGGGGCGATGAGGCCACCATCGCCCGGGATGTGGAGGCGCTGCCGGAGCCCTGGCGCGAGATCTTCCTGAAGCTGGGGCGCAGCCTCGACTGA
- a CDS encoding EamA family transporter, with amino-acid sequence MSLLLIVSVIWALSFGLTAEVSDLGAPFVTAARTVLAALVFLPFLDVKGMPARRLLAFAGIGALQFGLMYLLYIASYRWLRPSEVALFTIFTPLFVTLVSDLLEGRMSWLFLLTAGLAVLGTGICVWSGLGRGGMLRGFLLMQAANLCFALGQVLYRRAVPASGKRDRDLMGLLYLGASVVAVAMAAPSVPWAKVLGMNLRQMGVLVYLGVVASGLGFFLFNAGARRTDIGTLAIFNNMKIPLAILASGLVFREAVDWPRLAAGGAVIACALGLNGITGARS; translated from the coding sequence ATGTCCCTGCTGCTCATCGTCTCGGTCATCTGGGCGCTCTCCTTCGGCCTGACGGCAGAGGTGAGCGACCTGGGGGCTCCGTTCGTGACGGCGGCCCGGACCGTCCTGGCGGCCCTGGTGTTCCTCCCCTTCCTGGATGTGAAGGGGATGCCCGCCCGGCGCCTGCTGGCCTTCGCCGGCATCGGCGCCCTGCAGTTCGGCCTCATGTACCTGCTCTACATCGCCTCCTACCGGTGGCTGCGGCCCTCGGAAGTCGCCCTGTTCACCATCTTCACGCCCCTCTTCGTCACGCTGGTCAGCGACCTGCTGGAGGGACGGATGTCCTGGCTGTTCCTCCTCACGGCCGGACTGGCGGTGCTGGGCACGGGCATCTGCGTCTGGTCCGGCCTGGGGCGGGGCGGGATGCTGCGGGGCTTCCTGCTGATGCAGGCGGCCAACCTGTGCTTCGCTCTCGGCCAGGTGCTCTACCGCCGCGCGGTTCCCGCGTCGGGCAAGCGGGATCGCGACCTCATGGGCCTGCTCTACCTGGGGGCCTCCGTGGTGGCCGTGGCCATGGCCGCGCCGTCCGTTCCGTGGGCGAAGGTGCTCGGCATGAACCTGCGCCAGATGGGCGTGCTGGTCTACCTCGGCGTGGTGGCCTCGGGCCTGGGGTTCTTCCTCTTCAACGCCGGGGCCCGGCGGACGGACATTGGCACGCTGGCCATCTTCAACAACATGAAGATCCCCCTGGCCATCCTGGCCTCCGGCCTCGTGTTCCGCGAAGCCGTGGATTGGCCGAGGCTGGCCGCCGGCGGGGCGGTCATCGCCTGTGCCCTCGGGCTGAACGGCATCACTGGAGCGCGGTCATGA
- the miaE gene encoding tRNA isopentenyl-2-thiomethyl-A-37 hydroxylase MiaE — MSGFKPPLPLRTDTPATWAEAALADPEALLSDHAHCEKKAALTALNMAQHLSDMARASVLLARLAEEELNHYRRVLEALQAFGWKLRPDHGNAYAQALHKLASKGLLDQLLIAALIEARSCERLGLLERAWAAQPAPGSESWLAFLLELEHCEAGHAQVYRSLAEERFGAAAAATRMDWWLDREAEVIRALPWRSAVH; from the coding sequence ATGAGCGGATTCAAACCTCCATTACCCCTCCGGACCGATACGCCCGCCACCTGGGCCGAGGCCGCCCTGGCCGATCCGGAGGCCCTGCTGTCCGACCATGCCCACTGCGAGAAGAAGGCCGCGCTGACGGCCTTGAACATGGCCCAGCATCTCAGCGACATGGCCCGCGCCTCGGTACTGCTGGCCCGGCTGGCGGAAGAAGAGCTCAATCACTACCGGCGCGTGCTGGAGGCGCTTCAGGCCTTCGGATGGAAGCTCCGCCCCGATCACGGCAATGCCTACGCCCAGGCTCTCCATAAACTGGCGTCGAAGGGACTGCTGGATCAGCTGCTCATCGCCGCGCTCATCGAGGCTCGCAGCTGCGAACGGCTGGGTCTGCTGGAGCGGGCCTGGGCCGCGCAGCCGGCGCCGGGATCCGAATCGTGGCTGGCCTTCCTGCTGGAGCTGGAACACTGCGAGGCGGGCCACGCCCAGGTCTACCGCAGCCTGGCGGAGGAGCGGTTCGGTGCTGCGGCGGCCGCGACGCGGATGGACTGGTGGCTGGACCGGGAGGCCGAAGTGATCCGGGCCCTGCCTTGGCGGTCAGCGGTGCACTGA
- a CDS encoding TetR/AcrR family transcriptional regulator, translated as MSTVPDHGLKELVPVFGPEALGVGAEGSFRTALERLSGEGDLKARLLLSALSHFAAKGYDGVQVKEVAEEAGVSKPTLYYHFGSKEGLFRQLCLVSLAAMAVRIQAMVEPFLQAPIQSAEAVDAACTGLARAYLDLLQESQEFTGFILRSIAVPSPDSSFRDLMPLVERGLSPLGLFMNHVFGTGLEQARKEVLLFTSLVGSLIEEKLRDPNYQITDGEVRWVTRRWLHGVQG; from the coding sequence ATGTCCACCGTTCCCGACCATGGTCTGAAAGAGTTGGTGCCGGTCTTCGGTCCTGAAGCCCTGGGTGTGGGCGCGGAAGGCAGCTTCCGAACCGCCCTGGAGCGCCTGAGCGGCGAGGGTGATCTGAAGGCCCGGCTGTTGCTGTCGGCCCTTTCCCACTTCGCGGCCAAGGGGTATGACGGGGTGCAGGTGAAGGAGGTGGCGGAGGAGGCCGGCGTGTCGAAGCCGACCCTCTACTACCATTTCGGCAGCAAGGAGGGGCTCTTCCGCCAGCTCTGCCTGGTGTCGCTCGCCGCCATGGCCGTGCGCATCCAGGCCATGGTGGAGCCCTTCCTCCAGGCGCCGATCCAGAGCGCGGAGGCCGTGGACGCGGCCTGCACCGGGCTGGCGCGGGCCTACCTGGACCTGCTGCAGGAGAGCCAGGAGTTCACCGGGTTCATCCTCCGTTCCATCGCGGTGCCCTCGCCGGATTCCAGTTTCCGGGACCTCATGCCCCTCGTGGAAAGGGGCCTGAGTCCCCTGGGCCTCTTCATGAACCATGTGTTCGGCACGGGGCTGGAGCAGGCCCGCAAGGAGGTGCTGCTGTTCACCTCCCTGGTGGGCTCGCTCATCGAGGAGAAGCTCCGGGATCCGAATTACCAGATCACCGACGGCGAAGTCCGCTGGGTGACCCGCCGCTGGCTTCACGGCGTCCAAGGTTGA
- a CDS encoding PDZ domain-containing protein, translating to MTKLTPIRATVRPLDLPQHLFEVELTFPAEAVASGATAALPAWTPGSYLVRDYARFVDRVRRVEGRREWPLEKLDKQRWQLPATKRELTVRYRLYGNDLTVRTNHVDATHAQVVPAATFLYLEGQLDRPVEVSFEGFPATWKVASALPQKRGVYTARDFDTLVDSPFELGAFRTRQFKTGGTAFELAFTGDHNGDEGRIAEATKKIVEAAGAIFGGFPFKRYVFLFTFTPKLRGGLEHKDCTSLISDCHAFDKPEGYHALYQLVAHEFFHAWNVKRLHDPALGPFDYSRENPTKMLWFHEGLTSYMEHLIVLRAGVVPWSHASKELTRCWSEQVQRPGRLEQSLEESSWDAWIRLYKQHEFSPNSSVSYYDKGEAVAWLMDATLRAGSRGKAGLPELFARLWARHGEKGLTDGDVRRAFQELSGQDPAPFWEAYISGRAELDPAPLRRAYGLTLVAKAPWESLPAAEAKDPAAQRRARAWTGLVLAANGPSVQNIIPGSPAAKAGLSFGMEILAVDGWRTASSAEVQRLLAEPGPGGKATVLAADRGRVFEVRVPVMESPDRSHGLVPDPRATANQRAAFVAAYGQPFPSAPIKQGTRR from the coding sequence ATGACCAAGCTCACCCCGATCCGGGCCACCGTCCGTCCGCTGGACCTGCCCCAGCACTTGTTTGAAGTGGAACTGACTTTCCCCGCCGAGGCCGTGGCCTCCGGCGCCACGGCGGCCCTGCCGGCCTGGACGCCGGGTTCCTACCTGGTGCGGGACTACGCCCGCTTCGTGGACCGCGTCCGCCGGGTGGAGGGCCGCCGGGAATGGCCGCTGGAGAAGCTCGACAAGCAGCGCTGGCAGCTGCCCGCCACGAAGCGGGAGCTCACGGTCCGCTACCGCCTCTACGGCAACGACCTCACCGTCCGCACCAACCATGTGGACGCCACCCACGCCCAAGTCGTCCCGGCCGCCACTTTCCTCTACCTGGAAGGCCAGCTGGACCGGCCGGTGGAGGTGAGTTTCGAGGGCTTCCCCGCCACCTGGAAGGTGGCTTCGGCGCTGCCGCAGAAGCGGGGTGTCTACACGGCCAGGGACTTCGACACGCTGGTGGATTCACCCTTCGAGCTGGGGGCATTCCGGACCCGGCAGTTCAAGACCGGAGGCACCGCGTTCGAGCTGGCCTTCACCGGCGACCACAACGGCGACGAGGGGCGCATTGCCGAAGCCACGAAGAAGATTGTCGAGGCGGCTGGTGCGATCTTCGGCGGTTTCCCCTTCAAGCGCTATGTGTTCCTCTTCACCTTCACGCCCAAGCTCCGGGGCGGCCTGGAGCACAAGGACTGCACCAGCCTCATCTCCGACTGCCATGCCTTCGACAAGCCGGAGGGCTACCACGCCCTCTACCAGTTGGTGGCCCACGAGTTCTTCCATGCCTGGAATGTGAAGCGCCTGCATGATCCCGCCCTGGGCCCCTTCGACTACAGTCGCGAGAACCCGACGAAGATGCTCTGGTTCCACGAGGGACTCACCTCGTACATGGAGCATCTCATCGTCCTCCGGGCCGGCGTGGTGCCCTGGAGCCATGCCTCCAAAGAGCTGACCCGCTGCTGGAGCGAGCAGGTGCAGCGTCCGGGCCGCCTGGAGCAGAGCCTCGAGGAATCCAGCTGGGACGCCTGGATCCGCCTCTACAAGCAGCACGAGTTCAGTCCCAACAGCTCCGTCAGCTACTACGACAAAGGCGAGGCCGTGGCCTGGCTCATGGATGCGACCCTCCGAGCCGGCAGCCGCGGCAAGGCCGGCCTGCCGGAGCTCTTTGCCAGGCTGTGGGCCCGGCACGGCGAGAAGGGCCTGACCGATGGCGATGTGCGGCGGGCCTTCCAGGAGCTCTCCGGCCAGGATCCCGCCCCCTTCTGGGAGGCCTACATCTCCGGCCGGGCGGAGCTCGACCCCGCGCCTCTGCGCCGCGCTTATGGCCTGACCCTGGTGGCGAAGGCCCCCTGGGAGTCCCTGCCCGCCGCCGAGGCGAAGGATCCCGCGGCTCAGCGCCGGGCCCGGGCCTGGACGGGCCTCGTATTGGCCGCCAACGGGCCCTCCGTGCAGAACATCATCCCCGGCAGTCCGGCGGCGAAAGCCGGCCTCAGCTTCGGCATGGAGATCCTCGCCGTGGATGGCTGGCGCACCGCCAGTTCGGCGGAGGTTCAGCGCCTGCTGGCCGAACCGGGCCCCGGGGGGAAGGCCACCGTGCTGGCCGCGGATCGGGGCCGGGTCTTCGAGGTGCGGGTGCCGGTGATGGAAAGCCCCGACCGCAGCCACGGCCTGGTGCCGGATCCCCGGGCCACCGCCAATCAGCGCGCGGCCTTCGTCGCGGCCTACGGCCAGCCGTTCCCCTCGGCGCCGATCAAGCAGGGAACCCGCCGTTGA
- a CDS encoding glycosyltransferase family 2 protein produces MRIAAILAAHDEADHIGPVLAGLEAFGLHRILVVDDGSGDGTGAVAAAAGAEVLRLEPGRGGGKGQALRAGIAHLRSDDFDFYLFLDADGQHAPTDLRRFLDHLATHPDTDFLIGSRLQDRARIPAKRWRTNALGTWTLGRIAGVSWEDSQSGYRMIRKKVLDRLDLRSSGFAIEMEIAMKAADWKLRWAHIPIQAIYQPGPPRSHFRGVMDTWLIAWESLKC; encoded by the coding sequence TTGAGGATCGCCGCGATCCTCGCCGCCCACGATGAGGCCGATCACATCGGGCCGGTGCTGGCCGGGCTCGAGGCCTTCGGCTTGCACCGGATCCTGGTCGTGGACGACGGCTCCGGCGACGGCACCGGCGCCGTGGCCGCTGCCGCCGGGGCCGAGGTGCTGCGGCTCGAGCCCGGCCGGGGCGGCGGGAAAGGCCAGGCCCTCCGCGCGGGCATCGCGCACCTCCGGTCCGACGATTTCGATTTCTACCTCTTCCTGGATGCGGACGGCCAGCATGCTCCCACGGACCTGCGGCGCTTCCTCGACCACCTGGCGACCCACCCCGACACGGATTTCCTCATCGGATCGCGTCTCCAGGACCGCGCCCGGATCCCGGCGAAGCGGTGGCGCACCAACGCCCTCGGCACCTGGACCCTGGGCCGCATCGCCGGCGTCTCGTGGGAGGACAGCCAGAGCGGCTACCGCATGATCCGGAAGAAGGTGCTGGATCGCCTGGACCTGCGCTCGTCAGGCTTCGCCATCGAGATGGAGATCGCCATGAAGGCCGCGGACTGGAAGCTCCGATGGGCCCACATCCCCATCCAGGCCATCTACCAGCCCGGACCGCCCCGGAGCCATTTCCGCGGCGTGATGGATACTTGGCTCATCGCCTGGGAATCTCTGAAATGCTGA
- a CDS encoding ribonuclease HII encodes MINPLDWDLGNVPPGVAWGGVDEAGRGAWAGPVVAACAVLDGETVHKWGHVLRSVRDSKQLKPERREVLAAELKSVLPAYGIAEVDPLAIDRENILEATLMAMRQAVAHLAIRPRLLLVDGNRGPRTGLPERLVVDGDAVSCAIGAASILAKAHRDALMIGLEEQHPGYGFGQHKGYGTALHRARIQELGVSCVHRISYAPVAALQRVDEDLRDELRRSLDRCVSVAELQAWVLSDLRPAYGRLKLVWVETLRRHYADRLAQLANAEGLAKDPE; translated from the coding sequence ATGATCAACCCGCTCGATTGGGACCTCGGCAATGTACCTCCCGGCGTGGCCTGGGGCGGTGTGGACGAGGCGGGGCGCGGCGCCTGGGCGGGGCCGGTGGTGGCCGCCTGCGCCGTCCTGGATGGGGAGACGGTCCACAAGTGGGGCCATGTGCTGCGGAGCGTCCGGGACAGCAAGCAACTGAAGCCCGAGCGGCGGGAGGTCCTTGCGGCGGAGCTCAAGTCCGTGCTTCCGGCCTACGGCATCGCCGAAGTGGATCCGCTCGCCATCGACCGGGAGAACATCCTGGAGGCCACCCTGATGGCCATGCGGCAGGCGGTGGCCCATCTGGCGATCCGGCCCCGCCTCCTGCTCGTGGACGGGAACCGGGGCCCCAGGACGGGCCTGCCCGAGCGGCTCGTGGTGGATGGGGACGCCGTCAGCTGCGCCATCGGCGCGGCGAGCATCCTGGCCAAGGCCCACCGCGATGCGCTGATGATCGGCCTGGAGGAACAGCATCCGGGCTATGGTTTCGGCCAGCACAAGGGCTACGGCACGGCCCTGCACCGGGCACGCATCCAGGAGCTGGGTGTGTCCTGCGTGCATCGCATCAGCTACGCCCCCGTGGCGGCGCTCCAGCGGGTGGACGAGGATCTGCGCGACGAGTTGCGCCGCAGCCTGGATCGTTGCGTCAGCGTGGCCGAACTGCAGGCCTGGGTGCTCTCGGACCTGCGCCCGGCCTATGGCCGGCTGAAGCTGGTGTGGGTGGAGACCCTGAGGCGGCACTATGCGGACCGTCTGGCCCAGTTGGCGAATGCCGAGGGCCTGGCCAAGGATCCCGAGTGA
- a CDS encoding NUDIX domain-containing protein, whose amino-acid sequence MTEVVLALVEREGRYLLQRRAVSNPVLPGLWEFPGGKAEAGESLLEALRRELREEVDMKVLAAKPLPSMEGAVRLHPFCVVAEGRPRTPLAWGWFTAAEILRLRVPPANVPLLHSLAGAAPPADSGPPRSI is encoded by the coding sequence GTGACGGAGGTGGTCCTGGCCCTGGTGGAGCGGGAGGGCCGCTACCTCCTGCAGCGCCGGGCGGTCTCCAATCCGGTGCTGCCGGGGCTCTGGGAGTTCCCGGGTGGTAAAGCGGAAGCGGGCGAGTCGCTTCTCGAGGCCCTCAGGCGCGAGCTCCGGGAAGAAGTGGACATGAAGGTCCTGGCGGCCAAGCCGCTGCCTTCCATGGAGGGGGCTGTGCGCCTGCATCCCTTCTGCGTTGTGGCAGAGGGGCGTCCGCGAACGCCTCTGGCCTGGGGCTGGTTCACCGCCGCTGAAATCCTGCGCCTCCGTGTTCCTCCAGCCAATGTCCCGTTGCTCCACAGCCTGGCTGGAGCCGCTCCACCGGCCGATTCCGGCCCGCCCCGCTCCATCTGA
- the pal gene encoding peptidoglycan-associated lipoprotein Pal: protein MRYGTYLVPAAIVLTLGSLACKPPKTAEQLKQETQAAFNEGYQAFKDGKARTTNPYLNDKENPHKMQGWYDGWDKAKADKDAADKVAAEKAAADEAARKAAAEKAAAEEAARKAAEAEKAAAFKKAAEAALKMIHFDFDKSDIKEGDRATLQGIADFMKAFPAAKLEIEGHCDERGTNEYNLALGNHRAAAALAYLKTLGVDEARFTTISYGKEKPLCTEAKEACWSQNRRAEFKLK from the coding sequence ATGCGATACGGAACCTACCTCGTCCCTGCCGCGATTGTGCTGACCCTCGGCAGCCTCGCCTGCAAGCCGCCCAAAACGGCCGAGCAGCTCAAGCAGGAGACCCAGGCGGCCTTCAACGAGGGCTACCAGGCGTTCAAGGATGGGAAGGCCCGCACGACCAATCCCTATCTGAACGACAAGGAAAACCCCCACAAGATGCAGGGCTGGTACGACGGTTGGGACAAGGCCAAGGCCGACAAGGATGCCGCTGACAAGGTCGCCGCCGAGAAGGCCGCCGCCGACGAAGCCGCCCGCAAGGCCGCCGCCGAGAAGGCCGCCGCGGAAGAAGCCGCCCGCAAGGCTGCCGAGGCCGAGAAGGCCGCTGCCTTCAAGAAGGCCGCCGAAGCCGCCCTCAAGATGATCCACTTCGACTTCGACAAGTCCGACATCAAGGAAGGCGACCGCGCCACCCTCCAGGGCATCGCCGACTTCATGAAGGCCTTCCCCGCCGCCAAGCTCGAGATCGAAGGCCACTGCGACGAGCGGGGCACCAACGAGTACAACCTCGCGCTCGGCAACCACCGCGCTGCCGCCGCCCTGGCCTACCTGAAGACCCTGGGTGTGGATGAGGCCCGCTTCACGACCATCAGCTACGGCAAGGAAAAGCCCCTCTGCACCGAGGCCAAGGAAGCCTGCTGGAGCCAGAACCGCCGCGCCGAGTTCAAGCTCAAGTAA
- a CDS encoding tetratricopeptide repeat protein — translation MSARTLLFPALTALLTIGCGSEDQLRRVEQEVGDLKLEVFKLRQQVEDGNKRSEAEQKAAQESRSQDRRFQADLQESLRQVQDTTRVLNNRLNSLPRGGTRPAVDAAPAAQASEDERAFNAAVLDYNRGNYPLAAEGLDLFLKNYPQSAKRPDALFFLGLCHYNQRTFDKAQQAFDRIIKDHAASPQFLPAKLKRAQCLLKQGLKPAAVKAFRELVDGFAGSAEARTAQQELSDLGL, via the coding sequence ATGAGTGCCCGCACCCTGCTCTTTCCGGCCCTGACCGCGCTCCTCACCATCGGGTGCGGATCCGAAGACCAGCTCCGCCGCGTCGAGCAGGAGGTCGGTGACCTCAAGCTCGAGGTCTTCAAACTCCGCCAGCAGGTCGAGGACGGCAACAAGCGCTCCGAGGCCGAGCAAAAGGCCGCGCAGGAGTCCCGGAGCCAGGATCGACGCTTCCAGGCCGACCTCCAGGAAAGCCTCCGCCAGGTGCAGGACACCACCCGTGTGCTGAACAACCGCCTGAACAGCCTGCCCCGGGGCGGGACGCGACCGGCGGTCGATGCCGCACCCGCGGCCCAGGCCTCCGAGGATGAGCGCGCCTTCAACGCGGCGGTGCTGGACTACAACCGCGGCAACTATCCGCTGGCCGCCGAGGGTCTGGATCTCTTCCTGAAGAACTACCCGCAAAGCGCCAAGCGTCCCGATGCGCTCTTCTTCCTGGGGCTCTGCCACTACAACCAGCGGACCTTCGACAAGGCCCAGCAGGCCTTTGATCGCATCATCAAGGATCACGCCGCCTCGCCCCAGTTCCTGCCCGCCAAGCTCAAGCGCGCCCAGTGCCTTCTCAAGCAGGGGCTCAAGCCCGCTGCGGTGAAGGCCTTCCGCGAACTGGTGGATGGATTCGCCGGCAGCGCCGAGGCCCGCACCGCCCAGCAGGAACTGAGCGACCTGGGCCTTTGA
- a CDS encoding kelch repeat-containing protein → METMRMTLRSALVSLGASLGVVFMGACGGGASGSGGVGAPAPAVLKVLPAGADIKVGGSLQVWAENAQGSPVPATFSVVEPQGGQVTATGRYQAPPVAGTYHLRATSSQVPGAVAEVPVRVSLYQAAVAAAPPSQFSRFDHSATLLPDGSVLLAGGMESSLLERYLPASGTFVQAADLGAKRWAHQASPLPGGGILLSGGVGFSGATAVALATAQVYDAGTGVRPVGSLTASRLLHAAEALEDGRVLLTGGLPATGSDTYATATAEVFDPATGRFAATGSMGSPRTGHTATRLANGKLLIVGGRNSTCLFGCQELTWASAELFDPTTGTFSPTGTMAQARYGHTATPLPDGRILIAGGTTPDLPNTDVSTSLEIYDPATGSFTQAGTMLRPRTHHTATLLTDGRVLLAGGRTVGEGSLASATLEVIDLARGQATLLTSSLTTRYRHTATRLLSGEVLLAGGSEGGGGIKLAEVFR, encoded by the coding sequence ATGGAAACGATGCGCATGACGCTCCGTTCGGCGCTGGTGTCTCTTGGCGCGAGCCTGGGCGTGGTCTTTATGGGAGCCTGCGGCGGCGGAGCCTCCGGCTCTGGGGGCGTCGGGGCGCCAGCACCGGCCGTGCTGAAGGTCCTCCCGGCCGGCGCCGACATCAAGGTGGGCGGCTCCTTGCAGGTATGGGCGGAGAATGCTCAAGGAAGCCCCGTCCCGGCAACCTTCTCGGTGGTGGAGCCCCAGGGGGGCCAGGTGACGGCCACCGGTCGCTATCAGGCCCCTCCGGTGGCGGGGACCTACCACCTTCGGGCCACCAGCAGCCAAGTGCCCGGGGCCGTCGCCGAGGTGCCGGTGAGGGTCTCGCTCTACCAGGCGGCCGTTGCGGCAGCCCCGCCCTCCCAGTTCTCGCGCTTCGACCACAGCGCCACCCTGCTTCCAGATGGCAGCGTCCTGCTGGCGGGGGGGATGGAATCCAGCCTGCTCGAGCGGTATCTCCCGGCCTCCGGAACCTTCGTGCAGGCGGCGGATCTCGGCGCCAAGCGGTGGGCCCACCAGGCCTCACCCCTCCCGGGGGGCGGGATCCTGCTGTCGGGTGGCGTCGGCTTCTCGGGAGCCACCGCCGTCGCCCTGGCGACGGCCCAGGTCTACGACGCCGGAACAGGCGTCCGCCCCGTGGGATCTCTGACAGCTTCGCGCCTGCTGCACGCGGCCGAGGCGCTGGAGGATGGCCGTGTCCTGCTGACCGGGGGGCTGCCTGCCACCGGATCCGACACCTACGCCACGGCCACGGCGGAGGTCTTCGATCCGGCGACGGGGAGATTCGCCGCCACCGGCTCGATGGGATCACCCCGCACCGGCCACACGGCCACGCGGCTCGCGAACGGGAAGCTCCTCATCGTCGGCGGAAGGAACAGCACCTGCCTCTTCGGTTGCCAGGAATTGACCTGGGCTTCCGCGGAGCTCTTCGATCCCACCACGGGCACCTTCTCCCCCACGGGAACCATGGCCCAGGCCCGGTACGGGCACACTGCCACCCCGCTTCCCGATGGACGGATCCTGATCGCCGGGGGAACCACGCCGGACCTTCCCAACACGGATGTGTCCACCTCCCTCGAGATCTACGATCCTGCCACCGGCTCGTTCACCCAGGCGGGGACCATGCTCCGGCCCCGGACTCACCACACGGCGACCCTCCTCACGGACGGGCGCGTCCTGCTGGCCGGGGGGCGGACCGTCGGCGAGGGCTCCCTGGCTTCCGCCACGCTCGAGGTGATCGACCTGGCCCGGGGCCAGGCCACGCTGCTGACATCCTCGCTGACCACCCGCTACCGCCACACGGCGACCCGCCTGCTCTCAGGTGAGGTGCTCCTGGCGGGGGGCAGCGAGGGGGGAGGCGGCATCAAGCTGGCGGAGGTATTCCGCTAG